The Mucilaginibacter mallensis genome has a segment encoding these proteins:
- the aroA gene encoding 3-phosphoshikimate 1-carboxyvinyltransferase, which translates to MEQNIILSKKSKTANGTVQLTGSKSECNRALVIEALSNGKVKVENISDAADTVTLMEVLSQKSKVKSQNTDSGLDTQDLRLVNIGPAGTAMRFLTAYFTLQDDEVILTGSERMKQRPIGVLVDALRQLGAHIEYVEKEGFPPIKLKGSFEQLTSKISIKGNISSQYITALLLIAARLPLGLELHIEGDLTSRPYVQMTLAMLEQAKIQHTWEGNVITISHQEFATTILPVEPDWSAASYWYSIAALADEAELFLPGLTQYSLQGDSVITEIMANFGITSQFKDGGVHLLKEAKPLSRKIFDLKECPDLAQTIIVVCAALGHEATFTGLETLKIKETDRVKALQNELAKIGVKLIEKGLLYKLDCSEKFIPERIFINTYEDHRMAMAFAPLALLIPQVEIEDAKVVEKSYPAFWSDLEKIGFEVEQKA; encoded by the coding sequence ATGGAGCAGAACATCATCCTGAGTAAAAAAAGCAAAACGGCAAATGGTACCGTGCAATTAACAGGCTCAAAAAGCGAATGCAACCGTGCATTGGTTATTGAAGCCCTGAGCAATGGCAAGGTAAAGGTTGAAAATATTTCAGACGCAGCAGATACGGTGACTTTAATGGAAGTTTTAAGTCAAAAGTCAAAAGTCAAAAGTCAAAATACCGACTCAGGACTAGATACTCAAGACTTAAGACTCGTAAACATCGGCCCTGCCGGCACTGCTATGCGCTTTTTAACGGCCTATTTTACTTTGCAGGATGATGAGGTGATTTTGACGGGCAGCGAAAGGATGAAACAAAGGCCTATCGGTGTGTTGGTGGATGCGTTGCGCCAGTTAGGAGCGCATATTGAGTACGTAGAAAAGGAGGGCTTCCCTCCCATAAAACTTAAAGGCAGCTTCGAGCAGCTAACTAGTAAGATCAGTATAAAAGGCAACATCAGCAGTCAGTATATTACCGCACTGTTGCTCATTGCTGCCCGGCTGCCTTTAGGTTTGGAATTACATATTGAGGGTGATTTAACATCGCGCCCTTATGTACAAATGACTTTAGCTATGCTGGAGCAGGCAAAGATACAACACACATGGGAAGGCAATGTCATCACAATTTCACACCAGGAGTTTGCAACAACAATATTACCGGTTGAACCTGACTGGAGCGCTGCATCATACTGGTACTCAATAGCTGCATTGGCCGATGAAGCCGAATTGTTCCTGCCCGGACTAACGCAATACAGCCTACAGGGCGATAGCGTTATCACCGAGATCATGGCTAATTTTGGCATCACATCGCAGTTTAAGGATGGCGGTGTGCATTTGTTAAAAGAAGCAAAACCGCTTTCCCGTAAAATATTCGACTTGAAGGAATGCCCTGATCTGGCGCAAACCATCATCGTAGTTTGTGCTGCATTAGGTCATGAGGCTACTTTTACCGGCCTGGAAACCTTAAAGATCAAGGAAACCGACCGTGTTAAGGCTCTGCAAAATGAGCTGGCCAAAATCGGCGTAAAACTGATTGAAAAAGGGTTACTTTACAAATTGGATTGCAGCGAAAAATTCATCCCTGAGCGTATTTTCATCAACACTTATGAAGATCACCGCATGGCTATGGCTTTTGCGCCTTTAGCTTTGCTGATACCACAGGTGGAGATTGAAGATGCAAAGGTGGTAGAGAAATCATACCCGGCTTTCTGGAGTGATCTGGAAAAGATAGGGTTTGAGGTTGAGCAAAAAGCATAA
- a CDS encoding MDR family MFS transporter encodes MTSPIQLYKKAYTGLSRNSWYLCLVMLINRSGTMVIPFMTIYCIHQLHFTIIQAGYIMALFGLGSICGAFIGGKLTDKFGFYDLQIFALLSGGILFLILGYQHTFLTVGAGAFVLSFCNESFRPANSSAIAYYSTDENKTRSYSLNRLAVNLGWSVGAALGGFLAAYSYHSLFWVDGCTNILAALMLLKLIPRSHIVKAVKNKTAITDTSSAYKDTVYLVFIGLVILFAGCFFQLFTMQPVFYKTQWLLNERTIGFLMSLNGLLIVFIEMILIHRLEGRRHPLNYISAGVILVGIGFVLLNVMPPNILSGIVAMLFITFGEMFSMPFMNSFWITRTNNNNRGEYAGLYTMAWSTAQVLAPTIGAQLIAHGGFSLLWWIMGVICLVSAIGFGILYRKIVSSS; translated from the coding sequence ATGACCTCTCCTATCCAACTCTACAAAAAAGCTTACACAGGTTTATCACGCAATAGCTGGTATCTATGTCTGGTGATGCTCATAAACCGGAGCGGAACCATGGTCATCCCTTTCATGACCATTTACTGCATCCACCAGTTACACTTTACCATTATACAGGCAGGTTATATTATGGCGCTGTTTGGGTTGGGCTCCATCTGCGGCGCATTTATTGGCGGTAAATTAACAGACAAGTTCGGCTTTTACGATTTGCAGATCTTCGCCCTACTAAGCGGTGGTATACTTTTCCTCATCTTAGGCTATCAACATACATTTTTAACCGTAGGTGCCGGTGCTTTTGTATTGAGTTTTTGCAATGAATCGTTCAGGCCTGCAAACTCATCAGCCATAGCCTATTACAGTACCGATGAAAATAAGACACGCTCCTATTCGCTCAACCGTTTGGCAGTTAACCTGGGCTGGTCGGTAGGCGCTGCATTGGGTGGTTTTTTGGCTGCCTATAGTTACCATTCACTTTTTTGGGTGGATGGCTGTACTAATATCCTGGCGGCACTTATGCTGCTAAAACTTATACCACGCTCGCATATTGTTAAAGCTGTAAAGAATAAAACAGCAATCACTGATACATCATCAGCTTATAAAGACACCGTATACCTTGTATTTATTGGCTTAGTGATACTTTTTGCCGGATGTTTTTTCCAGTTGTTCACTATGCAGCCGGTATTTTATAAAACGCAATGGCTACTTAATGAACGCACTATTGGTTTCCTGATGTCGTTAAACGGGTTGCTGATCGTATTTATAGAGATGATCCTCATCCATAGATTGGAGGGCCGTCGTCACCCATTAAATTATATCAGCGCAGGTGTAATATTGGTAGGTATCGGCTTCGTATTGCTCAATGTAATGCCTCCCAATATATTATCAGGTATAGTGGCAATGCTATTCATCACCTTCGGCGAAATGTTTTCCATGCCATTCATGAACTCCTTCTGGATAACCCGTACCAACAACAATAACCGCGGCGAATATGCCGGTCTGTACACCATGGCATGGTCAACAGCCCAGGTTTTAGCACCAACCATAGGCGCGCAATTAATTGCACATGGTGGTTTTAGCCTGTTATGGTGGATAATGGGTGTGATATGTTTAGTATCAGCGATAGGGTTTGGCATTTTGTACCGGAAAATAGTATCAAGTAGCTAG
- the aroC gene encoding chorismate synthase, producing the protein MAGNSFGQLFRITTFGESHGEAIGVIIDGCPSQLTVDLDYIQGELDKRKPGQSKITTQRKESDTVKILSGVFEGKTTGTPIAMLIPNEDQRSKDYTHNVDVFRPSHADYTYQTKYGIRDHRGGGRSSARETAARVAAGALAKLLLKSQGIEIVAHVSSVGKIDAPNVEIKDVQEFINDREKNIVRCADPATAEEMIEYIDSIRKQGDTVGGKVTCYVKNCPVGLGEPVFDKLHAELGKAMLSINAVHGFEFGSGFAGSEMRGSEHNDIFVKNNVGDIATITNFSGGIQGGISNGMPIEFRVAFKPVATIMQAQATIDSEGNAAEISGKGRHDPCVVPRAVPIVEAMAALVLADHYLRNKNSKLI; encoded by the coding sequence ATGGCAGGCAATTCATTCGGGCAATTATTCAGGATAACAACTTTTGGCGAATCACATGGTGAAGCTATAGGCGTAATTATTGATGGCTGCCCGTCGCAGTTAACGGTCGATCTGGATTATATCCAGGGTGAGCTGGACAAGCGTAAACCCGGTCAGTCTAAAATAACTACCCAGCGTAAGGAGAGCGATACGGTTAAGATACTTTCAGGCGTATTTGAAGGTAAAACAACCGGTACACCAATCGCTATGCTGATACCGAATGAAGACCAGCGCTCAAAGGATTACACCCACAATGTGGATGTTTTCCGTCCTTCGCATGCTGATTATACTTACCAAACCAAATACGGGATTCGTGATCACCGTGGCGGTGGCCGCTCATCCGCCCGCGAAACCGCGGCACGTGTTGCGGCAGGTGCTTTAGCCAAACTATTGCTTAAAAGTCAGGGGATTGAGATAGTGGCCCATGTGAGCAGCGTAGGCAAAATAGATGCGCCAAACGTGGAGATAAAGGATGTACAGGAATTCATTAATGACCGTGAAAAGAACATCGTGCGCTGTGCTGATCCGGCCACTGCTGAGGAAATGATCGAGTATATCGATAGCATCCGCAAGCAGGGCGATACCGTTGGCGGTAAAGTTACCTGCTATGTAAAAAACTGCCCGGTTGGCTTGGGCGAACCTGTTTTTGATAAACTGCACGCCGAGCTGGGTAAAGCCATGCTGAGCATCAATGCCGTACACGGCTTTGAATTTGGTTCGGGCTTTGCCGGCAGCGAAATGCGCGGCTCGGAGCATAACGACATATTTGTCAAGAACAATGTTGGCGATATTGCTACCATTACCAACTTCTCGGGCGGTATACAAGGCGGTATCAGCAATGGCATGCCGATAGAGTTCAGAGTTGCATTTAAGCCGGTGGCTACCATAATGCAGGCCCAGGCCACTATTGATAGCGAAGGCAATGCAGCCGAAATATCGGGCAAGGGTCGCCATGATCCTTGTGTAGTACCCCGCGCCGTCCCTATTGTTGAAGCTATGGCCGCACTGGTTTTAGCCGATCATTATTTAAGAAACAAAAATTCAAAGTTGATTTAA
- a CDS encoding bifunctional 3-deoxy-7-phosphoheptulonate synthase/chorismate mutase type II, with protein sequence MKLDLNIQPLESWIKTGKEPLVIAGPCSAETEEQLVATAHLLAATGKISALRAGIWKPRTRPGEFEGIGSIGLEWLKRAKDETGLPTAVEVATAKHVEEALKAGVDILWVGARSTANPFTVQEIADALKGVDVPVMVKNPVNPDLSLWIGALERINNAGITKLAAIHRGFSSYEKSAFRNEPMWDIAIHLKTLAPHLPMINDPSHITGNRSLIGYVSQKALDLDMQGLMIESHIDPSVAWTDAAQQVTPAALVEIIDHLTLRKPEVRDAGVKDKLAELRSQIDKIDDLVIQKVAERMQIAEKIGQYKKDNGITILQVNRWDEILNKRTTYAKALKLSAEFTEKLMELLHSESIRKQTEVMNKGQETPPAEQLTHA encoded by the coding sequence CAGCCACTTGAATCCTGGATTAAAACAGGTAAGGAACCTCTTGTAATAGCGGGCCCATGCAGTGCCGAAACAGAAGAACAGCTGGTAGCCACAGCTCATTTATTAGCCGCAACCGGTAAGATCAGCGCTTTACGTGCAGGTATCTGGAAACCACGTACCCGTCCCGGAGAGTTTGAGGGTATCGGCAGCATAGGTTTAGAATGGTTAAAACGCGCTAAAGATGAAACTGGCTTACCAACCGCAGTTGAAGTTGCAACAGCAAAACACGTTGAAGAAGCTTTAAAGGCAGGTGTTGATATTCTTTGGGTAGGTGCACGCTCAACTGCGAACCCTTTCACCGTACAGGAAATTGCTGATGCCCTTAAAGGTGTTGATGTACCTGTAATGGTTAAAAACCCGGTAAACCCTGATCTTTCATTATGGATAGGTGCTTTGGAACGTATTAACAATGCAGGTATCACTAAACTGGCTGCTATACACCGCGGTTTCTCATCATACGAAAAATCTGCTTTCCGTAACGAACCAATGTGGGATATCGCTATCCACTTAAAAACTTTGGCACCGCACCTGCCAATGATCAATGACCCAAGCCACATTACAGGTAATCGTTCATTAATTGGTTACGTTTCACAAAAAGCTTTGGATTTGGATATGCAAGGCTTAATGATCGAATCACATATTGACCCTTCAGTTGCCTGGACAGATGCTGCACAACAGGTTACCCCTGCGGCTTTGGTTGAAATTATTGATCACTTAACCCTGCGCAAACCAGAAGTACGTGATGCCGGAGTAAAAGATAAATTAGCTGAACTACGTAGCCAGATTGATAAAATTGACGACCTGGTTATACAGAAGGTTGCTGAGCGTATGCAGATCGCTGAAAAGATCGGTCAATACAAAAAAGATAACGGCATCACCATTTTACAGGTTAACCGTTGGGACGAGATATTGAACAAACGCACAACTTATGCAAAAGCATTAAAGTTAAGCGCTGAGTTTACTGAGAAACTGATGGAATTATTACACAGCGAATCTATCCGTAAACAAACAGAAGTAATGAACAAAGGCCAGGAAACACCTCCTGCAGAACAACTTACACACGCTTAA